Genomic window (Salvelinus alpinus chromosome 26, SLU_Salpinus.1, whole genome shotgun sequence):
CAAGAGAAAAAAcatttagctgtggtgactgCTGAAAAAGCTTCAATCACAAGGGTCCCCTGAATGATACTGACTCACGCAATGTTAGCCAGTGAACAATTCCTGGTCAGTTGTTTTGGAATTTCTCTCAGGGTGATGGAAAAAAATTGGTCAGACTGATGTTATTGATAACATTAAAGAATATTCTATACATTCCAGGAGAGGTCTGCTTGTATTTGTCTAAGAGTATTTCTCATCCATTTTCACGTAATGCTGTTCATTCATGATGTACAATAAAGTGCAAACTCTTTATGTGCAGTGCAGTTGTTCAGTTCCAATTAAATTACATTCACTTTAATTGCTTCTGATAAACATTCATCCATTATTTCAGTTCAGGCAAAATGATGATCCTTTGTTCGATTAGATTTATTTGAACATTTAAAAACACACTACAACCTCACctggatacaatgcatttaaaagcactacaaccacacctggatacaatgcatttaaaaacactacaacctcccctggatacaatgcatttaaaacacactacaacctcccctggatacaatgcatttaaaaacactacaaccacacctggatacaatgcatttaaaatcacactacaacctcccctggatacaatgcatttaaaatcacactacaacctcccctggatacaatgcatttaaaatcacactacaacctcccctggatacaatgcatttaaaagcacactacaacctcccctggatacaatgcatttaaaaacactacaaccacacctGGATACAATGCATTTCAAATCACACTACAACCTCCCctggatacaatgcatttaaaatcacactacaacctcccctagatacaatgcatttaaaaacacactacaacctcccctggatacaatgcatttaaaaatcacacaacctcccctggatacaatgcatttaaaatcacactacaacctcccctagatacaatgcatttaaaagcacactacaacctcccctggatacaatgcatttaaaaacactacaaccacacctggatacaatgcatttaaaaacactacaaccacacctggatacaatgcatttaaaatcacactacaacctcccctagatacaatgcatttaaaatcacactacaacctcccctagatacaatgcatttaaaaacactacaacctcccctggatacaatgcatttaaaaacactacaacctcccctggatacaatgcatttaaaaacactacaacctcccctagatacaatgcatttaaaagcacactacaacctcccctagatacaatgcatttaaaaacactacaaccacacctggatacaatgcatttaaaaacactacaacctcccctggatacaatgcatttaaaaacactacaacctcccctggatacaatgcatttaaaaacacACTACAACCTCACCTagatacaatgcatttaaaaacacactacaacctcccctggatacaatgcatttaaaaacacactacaacctcccctggatacaatgcatttaaaacactctacaacctcccctggatacaatgcatttaaaaacactacaaccacacctggatacaatgcatttaaaatcacactacaacctcccctggatacaatgcatttaaaatcacactacaacctcccctggatacaatgcatttaaaagCACACTACCATCTCCCctggatacaatgcatttaaaaacactacaaccacacctGGATACAATGCATTTCAAATCACACTACAACCTCCCctggatacaatgcatttaaaaacactacaacctcccctagatacaatgcatttaaaagcacactacaacctcccctagatacaatgcatttaaaaacactacaaccacacctggatacaatgcatttaaaaacactacaacctcccctggatacaatgcatttaaaaacactacaacctcccctggatacaatgcatttaaaaacacACTACAACCTCACCTagatacaatgcatttaaaaacacACTACAGCCTCCCctggatacaatgcatttaaaaacacactacaacctcccctggatacaatgcatttaaaacacactacaacctcccctggatacaatgcatttaaaaacactacaaccacacctggatacaatgcatttaaaatcacactacaacctcccctggatacaatgcatttaaaatcacactacaacctcccctggatacaatgcatttaaaagcacactacaacctcccctggatacaatgcatttaaaaacactacaacctcccctggatacaatgcatttaaaatcacactacaacctcccctggatacaatgcatttaaaaacacACTACAACCTCACCTagatacaatgcatttaaaaacacactacaacctcccctggatacaatgcatttaaaaacacactacaacctcccctggatacaatgcatttaaaacacactacaacctcccctggatacaatgcatttaaaaacactacaaccacacctggatacaatgcatttaaaatcacactacaacctcccctggatacaatacatttaaaatcacactacaacctcccctggatacaatgcatttaaaagcacactacaacctcccctggatacaatgcatttaaaaataCTACAACCACACCTGGATACAATGCATTTCAAATCACACTACAACCTCCCctggatacaatgcatttaaaatcacactacaacctcccctagatacaatgcatttaaaaacacactacaacctcccctggatacaatgcatttaaaaatcacacaacctcccctggatacaatgcatttaaaatcacactacaacctcccctagatacaatgcatttaaaagcacactacaacctcccctggatacaatgcatttaaaaacactacaaccacacctggatacaatgcatttaaaaacactacaaccacacctggatacaatgcatttaaaatcacactacaacctcccctagatacaatgcatttaaaatcacactacaacctcccctagatacaatgcatttaaaaacacTACAACCTCACctggatacaatgcatttaaaaacactacaacctcccctggatacaatgcatttaaaaacactacaacctcccctagatacaatgcatttaaaagcacactacaacctcccctagatacaatgcatttaaaaacactacaaccacacctggatacaatgcatttaaaaacactacaacctcccctggatacaatgcatttaaaaacactacaacctcccctggatacaatgcatttaaaaacacACTACAACCTCACCTagatacaatgcatttaaaaacacactacaacctcccctggatacaatgcatttaaaaacacACTACAACCTCACctggatacaatgcatttaaaaacactacaacctcccctggatacaatgcatttaaaaacactacaaccacacctggatacaatgcatttaaaaacactacaacctcccctggatacaatacatttaaaaacactacaacctcccctggatacaatgcatttaaaaacactacaacctcccctggatacaatacatttaaaaacactacaacctcccctggatacaatgcatttaaaaacactacaaccacacctggatacaatgcatttaaaaacactacaaccacacctggatacaatgcatttaaaaacacactacaacctcccctggatacaatgcatttaaaaacactacaaccacacctggatacaatgcatttaaaagcacactacaacctcccctagatacaatgcatttaaaaacactacaaccacacctggatacaatgcatttaaaagcacactacaacctcccctagatacaatgcatttaaaaacactacaacctcccctggatacaatacatttaaaaacactacaaccacacctggatacaatgcatttaaaagcacactacaacctcccctagatacaatgcatttaaaaacactacaacctcccctggatacaatacatttaaaaacactacaacctcccctggatacaatacatttaaaaacactacaaccacacctggatacaatgcatttaaaagcacactacaacctcccctagatacaatgcatttaaaaacactacaacctcccctggatacaatgcatttaaaaacactacaaccacacctGGATACAATGCATTGAAATTCATAGAGGATGACATAAAAATAAAATCTATtcataataaaaaaaattaaaagcattTTCATTGTGGCCCTTGAGGGAAGTTATAGAAACGTATTTATTGATGTCTGCATAtgtttttgccacatttattatatattacagacaccttaattcatacttttaaattatgtattatgtgagctaaagattaaataaaaaatgtaagaatatataaaaacattttccttaaagaATTATTTTAtttctaatgttactgtccccactacaacaacaaaaacagctTAAATACATATAATTGTGTcctttaattgaaatactgtagaattccattcattcctatggggGACTGTTCCTACTGGGGAGTACCAATATGTCCGACCGGgagcttcaaagcctctcaatggccaatacatagcattagCAATTCAAGGTTTATATTtactgaacaaaagtataaacgCGTGATACATCGTGATACATgagagagagtgtattttgttacaaaatacagcactgaagcagagaacattaaaagaatcattaaaaataattggggaatcatccaaagtgatatGCTACTACGCCAAGTATTCCCCgagccaccagtcataagctttaagagatgtcccACCCTTAACGACAAATTAGTCCACAGCTATCTCCCtggtgactctcaaaaaacttggcttgaccacaaacccaaggaatcttttaaatgtaaccagtgcaaccattgcagaaatattgcacataaaaagtattttgttgacacagcttctaaaatggagtattacgtcaagcatttaattaactgcaaaaccacgcatgtcatctatagattggaatgtccacagtgcaaggtgttctacattggacaGACAAAAAGACGCCTTCAAGACCGTTtagcggaacacaagtacgccatacgggtaggcaatgaagactacccaaGGCAAGGctctacaagtccttacaccatggcaaccctgcctccctacaagctatgggtattgatcatgttccggcATCAATTAGAAAAGGGAGCCGTcgtaaacagttaaaccaaagggaaagtttttggatttacaagctacaggccactaagtaccctggtttaaatgaagatatggatttgtcacccttcctgtagggtcgtgataggtccatttgctgtcatctagtggacattttgctcaatttcCCTCAGCTATGTTAATACTGTTGTTCAtgtttgctgtgttctagtgtactatggaatatattgctttcttattcttgacacttctcccagtcatatttaaggttagaactacctttctaggcgttctgatacttctagcttggagttgaaTTTTTTTGATAACATAGTTACAGTGtttcactttttaatgtgtatagtattgcttactaggtgtgtccaatcaattttgtaaTCACTACCTCTtcaaattagggctaattggaaaagatgttcaaaagaggacattgtattatttCCTTGTACTCCCTGATGAAGGCCATCCAGCCAAAACGCGTCggatttttaaaactttttttctattgaacatgccatacaaataaaggcattttaattaattatatgaagagtgccttggtcctcctttctttttgatgaccaatttaccccttttaccaaagagcaccttctgtctaccaaaatttactattgtgtaccttagtagcgcttcccttcctcctcttgcaacatgtaaagtgttggtcccatgtttcctgaGTTGAAATACAATATacaagaaatgttccatatgcccaaaaagcctatttctctgaaatgttgtgcacaaatttgtttacaaccctgtttgtgagcatttctcctttgccaatataacccatccacctgacaagtgtggcatatcaagaagctgattaaacagtgtgatcattacacaggtgcaccttgtgctgggtacaataaaagggcactctaaaatgtgcagttttgtcatacaagTTTTGAGGGAACATGCAATTTGCATGCTAACTGCAGGattgtccatcagagctgttgccagagaattgaatgttattttctgtaccataagccgcctccaatgtcgtttttgagaatttggcagtacatccaaccggcctcataacagctgaccacatgtaaccacgccaactcaggacctccacatctggcttcttcacctgcaggatcgtctgagagcagacacccagacacctgatgaaactgaggagtatttatgtctgtaataaagcccttttgtggggtaaaactcattctgattggcctgggaggacataggcccacccactggggagccaggcccaccaatGTCTGcgaccctgcccagtcatgtgaaatccatagattagggcctaatgattttttttcaattgactgatttccgtatatgaactgtaactcagtaaaatcgttgaaattgttgtgtttatatttttattcagtataaaTGATTGCTTTTTGCGCCGTATGTAATTCTCTGTATTAAAACTGCATCCACCTGGGGGCGCTAATTTGTGTTTCTGGGTTCGCCATACCCACTCATTAGAACGGAAGAAGAAGACAACACGGATGTAGAACTAGGAGAGGGAGTTTATTTTTTAATATTCCTTCCTCGTAGACGAATTGTAGACTAGATAGGTGAATACAACCTGAGAGGAACAGGCTCTTTTGACAATAATAATACCACAAGTCTTCTAAGCATGTCTAAATTACAGTCTTTGAATTCGTTTCTTTCTGAGTGTTTGACGGCGGCGACAGTGGAGATTTTGGGGGCAGTTGAGAAAGTCGTAGCTGAGTACCAGGAGGAGATCTCACGATCTAAAGAGGAGAATGATCGTCTACGGAAACTATTTGGGATTACACCGGGTATAAAACTATGTACAACAGGTTTGTGTGTAGATCCCATTTACTCACTTAATATACTGTTTAGGCTATCAGCGATTATTATTTCATTAATCTTTTAGTTTAGCTTTCACCATGCATGATTATTTTGTCGATTTTGCAAAAATCATGTGTACTCAGGCATGTCTGCGCCTATCATTTCTTCCATCCAGACTCccagcagctctctctccctgtatctgaAGAGGAGTTTCCCCCCGAGCAAAAACACTGTGAGCAGGAGTGGTGCCCTAGTCTGGGACAAGAGGAACCAGGGCACATACTGATTAAAGAGGAACTGAGGACCAGCCAGGAGGAAGAGCAGTTTCAAGGGCCGGAGGGTAATACCATAGAGTTTATATTTAGTTCTCCCTGTGTGAAAAGTGAATGGGATCAGGAAGCCATCAGCCACTGCTCAGCTGTAATTAGTGACCAAGTTAACAGTCCACCATTGGATCCCGAACCACCATTGGGGGCATACTGTTCTAAACTCAGCACCATGTCTAAAAAATCTCACTGCTGCTGTGACTGCGGCAAAGTATTTGCTCTAAAAGCTGACCTTCAGAGGCATGTGACTCTCGCCAGGGAAAGACCCATTGAATGCCCCCACAACTCCACCAGTAAACTGAAGGCCCATGTCCCACTCTGTCACGGTGGGAACCCCTGCCTTGTTTGTGGCAAGACCTTTAAAAACAGAGCACATCTATCCCAGCACATGAGGATTCATACACGGGACAGGccatttagctgtggtgactgtggaaAATGCTTCTATAGCAAGGGGCTGCTGAATGTGCATATACAGACTCATaaaggagagaaaccatttagctgtggatACTGCGGGAAAAGCTTCTATCAGAAGGGGAACCTAACCCAACATGTACgtactcacacaggagagaaaccatttagctgtggtaGCTGCGGAAAGAAATTCAGTCGAAAAACACATCTCAACAGGCATATACTGACTCACACAGGTAAAAAACAGCATGGTTGTTCTGTGTGTGGTAGAAGATTCACTGGGAATGCTTACCTGCTGAAACATGTGGATAAAGTCCACAAATAACAAAAACAGAACCAAAACAGAATGGCGAAAGACAGTGAGGACACGGACATCTTACGTCAGAAGATGGGACTAAAAATGCAGGATGTGGACAAAACTCGTAGGAATGCAACACCACACTGGATCATTCATGCTGTTGGTTTCAAATTAATAGATATAGACTGTTTAAACATTAGCCTATTAACAATTAGATTGTTTTGGAATGTCTGAGCCACGGTGAAGAGAAAATGATCAGACTGATGTTAAAACAGAAAACTTTTCAGAAAATTCTATCCTTGAATTTGAGTGTTTCTCTATCCAATTTGATGGTCTATTCTGACCTAATGCTGCTCATCCATGATATTGCAGCAACCTTAAAGTTGAAATCCATTGTGGTGAAACTTCCACGTACGTTTGTGATATAACAACAAAGATGTTACTTCAAACAACAGTTTTATGTTTTTCACTGACTTCATTGCAGCAGAGTATGTACTActtatcttttattttttattattatatatatatatttttttataaaacaaaAATGATAACAAATGTGCCTGGGGTGATCAATGGTGCTGTTTGTTGAGGATTTCAGCTTTAACCCATCACCTAGCACCTCGAATCCCGGATGGGGCAACCACCCAGATTTGCGACAATATCATTGCGTAGCAAAGGCTCTTATTCCCCTTTAACTATACACTCCTATGCGCGCACCTGTAACCAGTTCACTTGTTAAATACCTGGGGTGTATTCGTTACATCCAATGGAACGAAACAGTGAGGGACCTACTTAATTTGtctaatagaaactcttgttttcatTGCAAAACGGTTTCAAATGTAagaggagtcctcttacatttgggaacttcacagtcctattgatcaaacaaccatgaaaaggtaggctctctctccctcagttgttgatgtgcataggcaACAACATCTAATGAT
Coding sequences:
- the LOC139554684 gene encoding oocyte zinc finger protein XlCOF6.1-like, giving the protein MSKLQSLNSFLSECLTAATVEILGAVEKVVAEYQEEISRSKEENDRLRKLFGITPGIKLCTTDSQQLSLPVSEEEFPPEQKHCEQEWCPSLGQEEPGHILIKEELRTSQEEEQFQGPEGNTIEFIFSSPCVKSEWDQEAISHCSAVISDQVNSPPLDPEPPLGAYCSKLSTMSKKSHCCCDCGKVFALKADLQRHVTLARERPIECPHNSTSKLKAHVPLCHGGNPCLVCGKTFKNRAHLSQHMRIHTRDRPFSCGDCGKCFYSKGLLNVHIQTHKGEKPFSCGYCGKSFYQKGNLTQHVRTHTGEKPFSCGSCGKKFSRKTHLNRHILTHTGKKQHGCSVCGRRFTGNAYLLKHVDKVHK